From a region of the Malania oleifera isolate guangnan ecotype guangnan chromosome 12, ASM2987363v1, whole genome shotgun sequence genome:
- the LOC131144365 gene encoding transcription factor bHLH90 isoform X1 — translation MEMEARKSSRKRLRAKVCRENRRRVIRKEGMRALEKALDCLRPLVETKTWDYCVVWKLGDDPSRFVEWMGCCCSGGYDHHSNDILVKEETEGCHIHLPSICRDTHIQHHLRTKACEALAHLPSSIPLYVGIHGEVVASTQPRWLSHANVLDSNLSQESSGTQVLIPVVGGLIELFTAKNMPRDPKIIEHVKDQCTVTCEQEAITGHCYTCEQPHHEHVRSSTFPHYYFSSIPGTQSPPSAIPISSCPSFEGTSSGSNHSNEHHAFDSGSLTMSHMALSLGKSHRPPRPEWAENFPNQEISMVLVGGNHVSDNKANMRASQRPEQEKYQSKNLVTERNRRNRIRDGLFTLRALVPKISKMDRAATLGDAIGYIEELQKEVKKLKQEILEIDEEASNWNNVKWQTSELKGGYGGKGNSPAIGCNESRSPTGKMKQFEVQEPTNPLVFTSHPSSKFNTRTHKRMPFHTDCWQGQVEVHQIGKSNFLLKILSEHKQGGFAKLMEAINYLGLQVVDANVTTFDGKVLNILKVEAGLKEMQPKKLRESLFKLLDLIKDGNP, via the exons ATGGAAATGGAAGCGAGGAAAAGCTCTCGTAAACGTCTCAGAGCAAAGGTCTGCAGAGAAAACAGAAGAAGGGTGATTCGAAAAGAGGGCATGAGAGCTTTGGAGAAAGCATTGGATTGCCTCAGACCACTTGTCGAGACCAAGACGTGGGATTACTGCGTTGTTTGGAAGTTGGGAGACGACCCTTCGAG GTTTGTTGAATGGATGGGATGCTGTTGCAGTGGAGGATATGATCACCACAGTAATGATATTTTGGTTAAAGAGGAAACGGAGGGTTGCCATATACATTTGCCTTCCATTTGCAGGGATACCCACATTCAGCATCACTTGAGGACTAAGGCTTGTGAGGCCCTTGCCCATTTGCCCTCATCCATACCCTTATATGTTGG GATTCATGGAGAGGTGGTGGCATCTACCCAACCAAGGTGGCTCAGCCATGCCAATGTGTTGGATTCAAATCTCTCACAg GAATCATCTGGAACACAAGTTCTGATCCCAGTTGTTGGAGGACTTATTGAGCTCTTCACTGCAAAAAAC atGCCCAGAGATCCAAAGATCATAGAACATGTTAAAGATCAGTGTACTGTCACTTGCGAACAAGAAGCCATAACTGGACACTGCTATACATGCGAGCAGCCTCACCATGAGCATGTACGTAGCAGCACATTTCCTCACTATTATTTCAGTTCCATTCCTGGCACCCAGTCTCCTCCTTCGGCTATACCAATTAGCTCCTGTCCTAGCTTTGAAGGAACATCCAGTGGTTCCAATCATTCAAATGAACATCACGCATTTGATTCAGGTTCTTTGACTATGTCTCACATGGCACTGTCACTTGGCAAATCTCACCGGCCTCCAAGGCCGGAATGGGCTGAAAATTTTCCAAATCAAGAGATTAGTATGGTTTTGGTTGGAGGCAATCATGTTTCTGATAACAAAGCTAATATGAGGGCATCCCAGAGGCCAGAACAGGAAAAATACCAATCGAAAAATCTTGTCACGGAGAGGAACCGGAGGAACAGAATCAGAGATGGACTCTTTACACTGCGAGCTCTAGTCCCCAAGATTTCCAAG ATGGACAGAGCTGCAACCCTTGGAGATGCAATTGGATACATTGAGGAGTTGCAAAAGGAGGTGAAGAAACTCAAGCAAGAGATCTTGGAGATTGATGAAGAGGCCAGCAACTGGAACAATGTTAAATGGCAGACTTCAGAACTGAAGGGAGGATATGGAGGCAAGGGAAATTCACCTGCAATTGGATGCAATGAAAGTCGCTCTCCCACTGGCAAAATGAAACAATTTGAGGTACAAGAACCCACAAATCCTCTAGTTTTCACTTCTCACCCTTCCTCCAAATttaacacacgcacacacaagaGGATGCCTTTCCATACTGATTGTTGGCAGGGGCAAGTCGAAGTGCATCAGATAGGCAAAAGCAATTTCTTGCTGAAGATATTGAGTGAGCATAAGCAGGGAGGGTTTGCAAAGCTGATGGAGGCCATTAATTACCTAGGTCTTCAAGTAGTTGATGCCAACGTTACCACGTTTGATGGGAAAGTCTTGAACATTCTCAAGGTGGAGGCAGGATTGAAGGAGATGCAACCAAAGAAATTGAGAGAGTCCTTGTTCAAACTACTAGATTTGATAAAAGATGGGAACCCATGA
- the LOC131144365 gene encoding transcription factor bHLH90 isoform X3 codes for MEMEARKSSRKRLRAKVCRENRRRVIRKEGMRALEKALDCLRPLVETKTWDYCVVWKLGDDPSRFVEWMGCCCSGGYDHHSNDILVKEETEGCHIHLPSICRDTHIQHHLRTKACEALAHLPSSIPLYVGIHGEVVASTQPRWLSHANVLDSNLSQESSGTQVLIPVVGGLIELFTAKNMPRDPKIIEHVKDQCTVTCEQEAITGHCYTCEQPHHEHVRSSTFPHYYFSSIPGTQSPPSAIPISSCPSFEGTSSGSNHSNEHHAFDSGSLTMSHMALSLGKSHRPPRPEWAENFPNQEISMVLVGGNHVSDNKANMRASQRPEQEKYQSKNLVTERNRRNRIRDGLFTLRALVPKISKMDRAATLGDAIGYIEELQKEVKKLKQEILEIDEEASNWNNVKWQTSELKGGYGGKGNSPAIGCNESRSPTGKMKQFESKCIR; via the exons ATGGAAATGGAAGCGAGGAAAAGCTCTCGTAAACGTCTCAGAGCAAAGGTCTGCAGAGAAAACAGAAGAAGGGTGATTCGAAAAGAGGGCATGAGAGCTTTGGAGAAAGCATTGGATTGCCTCAGACCACTTGTCGAGACCAAGACGTGGGATTACTGCGTTGTTTGGAAGTTGGGAGACGACCCTTCGAG GTTTGTTGAATGGATGGGATGCTGTTGCAGTGGAGGATATGATCACCACAGTAATGATATTTTGGTTAAAGAGGAAACGGAGGGTTGCCATATACATTTGCCTTCCATTTGCAGGGATACCCACATTCAGCATCACTTGAGGACTAAGGCTTGTGAGGCCCTTGCCCATTTGCCCTCATCCATACCCTTATATGTTGG GATTCATGGAGAGGTGGTGGCATCTACCCAACCAAGGTGGCTCAGCCATGCCAATGTGTTGGATTCAAATCTCTCACAg GAATCATCTGGAACACAAGTTCTGATCCCAGTTGTTGGAGGACTTATTGAGCTCTTCACTGCAAAAAAC atGCCCAGAGATCCAAAGATCATAGAACATGTTAAAGATCAGTGTACTGTCACTTGCGAACAAGAAGCCATAACTGGACACTGCTATACATGCGAGCAGCCTCACCATGAGCATGTACGTAGCAGCACATTTCCTCACTATTATTTCAGTTCCATTCCTGGCACCCAGTCTCCTCCTTCGGCTATACCAATTAGCTCCTGTCCTAGCTTTGAAGGAACATCCAGTGGTTCCAATCATTCAAATGAACATCACGCATTTGATTCAGGTTCTTTGACTATGTCTCACATGGCACTGTCACTTGGCAAATCTCACCGGCCTCCAAGGCCGGAATGGGCTGAAAATTTTCCAAATCAAGAGATTAGTATGGTTTTGGTTGGAGGCAATCATGTTTCTGATAACAAAGCTAATATGAGGGCATCCCAGAGGCCAGAACAGGAAAAATACCAATCGAAAAATCTTGTCACGGAGAGGAACCGGAGGAACAGAATCAGAGATGGACTCTTTACACTGCGAGCTCTAGTCCCCAAGATTTCCAAG ATGGACAGAGCTGCAACCCTTGGAGATGCAATTGGATACATTGAGGAGTTGCAAAAGGAGGTGAAGAAACTCAAGCAAGAGATCTTGGAGATTGATGAAGAGGCCAGCAACTGGAACAATGTTAAATGGCAGACTTCAGAACTGAAGGGAGGATATGGAGGCAAGGGAAATTCACCTGCAATTGGATGCAATGAAAGTCGCTCTCCCACTGGCAAAATGAAACAATTTGAG TCGAAGTGCATCAGATAG
- the LOC131144365 gene encoding transcription factor bHLH90 isoform X2 produces MEMEARKSSRKRLRAKVCRENRRRVIRKEGMRALEKALDCLRPLVETKTWDYCVVWKLGDDPSRFVEWMGCCCSGGYDHHSNDILVKEETEGCHIHLPSICRDTHIQHHLRTKACEALAHLPSSIPLYVGIHGEVVASTQPRWLSHANVLDSNLSQESSGTQVLIPVVGGLIELFTAKNMPRDPKIIEHVKDQCTVTCEQEAITGHCYTCEQPHHEHVRSSTFPHYYFSSIPGTQSPPSAIPISSCPSFEGTSSGSNHSNEHHAFDSGSLTMSHMALSLGKSHRPPRPEWAENFPNQEISMVLVGGNHVSDNKANMRASQRPEQEKYQSKNLVTERNRRNRIRDGLFTLRALVPKISKMDRAATLGDAIGYIEELQKEVKKLKQEILEIDEEASNWNNVKWQTSELKGGYGGKGNSPAIGCNESRSPTGKMKQFEGQVEVHQIGKSNFLLKILSEHKQGGFAKLMEAINYLGLQVVDANVTTFDGKVLNILKVEAGLKEMQPKKLRESLFKLLDLIKDGNP; encoded by the exons ATGGAAATGGAAGCGAGGAAAAGCTCTCGTAAACGTCTCAGAGCAAAGGTCTGCAGAGAAAACAGAAGAAGGGTGATTCGAAAAGAGGGCATGAGAGCTTTGGAGAAAGCATTGGATTGCCTCAGACCACTTGTCGAGACCAAGACGTGGGATTACTGCGTTGTTTGGAAGTTGGGAGACGACCCTTCGAG GTTTGTTGAATGGATGGGATGCTGTTGCAGTGGAGGATATGATCACCACAGTAATGATATTTTGGTTAAAGAGGAAACGGAGGGTTGCCATATACATTTGCCTTCCATTTGCAGGGATACCCACATTCAGCATCACTTGAGGACTAAGGCTTGTGAGGCCCTTGCCCATTTGCCCTCATCCATACCCTTATATGTTGG GATTCATGGAGAGGTGGTGGCATCTACCCAACCAAGGTGGCTCAGCCATGCCAATGTGTTGGATTCAAATCTCTCACAg GAATCATCTGGAACACAAGTTCTGATCCCAGTTGTTGGAGGACTTATTGAGCTCTTCACTGCAAAAAAC atGCCCAGAGATCCAAAGATCATAGAACATGTTAAAGATCAGTGTACTGTCACTTGCGAACAAGAAGCCATAACTGGACACTGCTATACATGCGAGCAGCCTCACCATGAGCATGTACGTAGCAGCACATTTCCTCACTATTATTTCAGTTCCATTCCTGGCACCCAGTCTCCTCCTTCGGCTATACCAATTAGCTCCTGTCCTAGCTTTGAAGGAACATCCAGTGGTTCCAATCATTCAAATGAACATCACGCATTTGATTCAGGTTCTTTGACTATGTCTCACATGGCACTGTCACTTGGCAAATCTCACCGGCCTCCAAGGCCGGAATGGGCTGAAAATTTTCCAAATCAAGAGATTAGTATGGTTTTGGTTGGAGGCAATCATGTTTCTGATAACAAAGCTAATATGAGGGCATCCCAGAGGCCAGAACAGGAAAAATACCAATCGAAAAATCTTGTCACGGAGAGGAACCGGAGGAACAGAATCAGAGATGGACTCTTTACACTGCGAGCTCTAGTCCCCAAGATTTCCAAG ATGGACAGAGCTGCAACCCTTGGAGATGCAATTGGATACATTGAGGAGTTGCAAAAGGAGGTGAAGAAACTCAAGCAAGAGATCTTGGAGATTGATGAAGAGGCCAGCAACTGGAACAATGTTAAATGGCAGACTTCAGAACTGAAGGGAGGATATGGAGGCAAGGGAAATTCACCTGCAATTGGATGCAATGAAAGTCGCTCTCCCACTGGCAAAATGAAACAATTTGAG GGGCAAGTCGAAGTGCATCAGATAGGCAAAAGCAATTTCTTGCTGAAGATATTGAGTGAGCATAAGCAGGGAGGGTTTGCAAAGCTGATGGAGGCCATTAATTACCTAGGTCTTCAAGTAGTTGATGCCAACGTTACCACGTTTGATGGGAAAGTCTTGAACATTCTCAAGGTGGAGGCAGGATTGAAGGAGATGCAACCAAAGAAATTGAGAGAGTCCTTGTTCAAACTACTAGATTTGATAAAAGATGGGAACCCATGA